A single region of the Nicotiana sylvestris chromosome 6, ASM39365v2, whole genome shotgun sequence genome encodes:
- the LOC104247196 gene encoding protein NRT1/ PTR FAMILY 2.7-like, protein MGRNNVNSSKSFDESFRVDYFLYIFPLGTILLALTATLDSLRPKPCEVGSTSCSPTPKVQYVVLYAAIVLATLGSGGSRSTLSTLGANQFNKPKDQGIFFNWFFFFVYGSSVVASTAVVYVEDNVSWKVGFFICVGASVLGLVIFLMGSRFYTNSKPEGSPFTSLPRVVVASIRKRKEPLPSACDDFYHGHSHVASKAIVVPPSKTFRFLNHAAIKSEGDVKPDGCTAKPWKLCSVQEVEDLKSLIRILPLWSSSFFLGTTIGVQSSMSILQALAMDRHVGPHFQIPAGSILVFSMISTALFLTLFDKFLFPLWKKLTAKSLTPLQRIGVGHVLSALVMGVSALVESKRLKVAKSNNLDQGSNIVPMSVLWLVPQLALVGISEAFHFPGQVAFYYQEFLTTLKNMATAMISVIVGVAFYLTTALIGVVRRTTNWLPGNINKGRLDNVYWVLVVGGVLNFGYYVTCAWLYKYQNLEGAEHSDSPSDE, encoded by the exons ATGGGAAGAAACAATGTTAATAGTTCAAAATCTTTCGATGAGTCatttagagttgattactttttATACATATTCCCTCTG GGCACAATCCTTTTAGCTTTAACAGCAACACTTGATTCTTTGAGGCCTAAGCCTTGTGAAGTTGGCTCAACATCATGCAGTCCTACACCAAAAGTTCAGTATGTAGTACTCTATGCAGCCATAGTTCTTGCAACTTTGGGGAGTGGTGGTTCCCGATCAACCCTTTCAACATTGGGAGCCAATCAATTTAATAAACCAAAGGATCAAGggattttcttcaattggttctTTTTCTTCGTGTATGGTTCTTCTGTAGTAGCATCCACAGCTGTTGTCTATGTTGAAGATAATGTGAGCTGGAAAGTTGGATTTTTCATTTGTGTTGGAGCTAGTGTTCTTGGTTTAGTGATTTTCCTAATGGGAAGCAGATTTTACACCAATTCTAAACCAGAAGGTAGTCCGTTCACCAGTTTGCCGCGTGTTGTGGTTGCAAGTATTAGGAAAAGAAAGGAACCACTCCCATCGGCTTGTGATGATTTCTACCATGGACATAGTCATGTTGCATCCAAAGCAATAGTTGTTCCACCTTCAAAAACCTTCAG GTTCTTAAACCATGCAGCCATTAAAAGTGAAGGTGACGTTAAACCAGATGGCTGTACAGCTAAACCCTGGAAACTTTGTTCAGTCCAAGAAGTAGAAGATTTAAAATCCTTAATCAGAATCTTACCACTATGGTCAAGTAGCTTTTTTCTTGGCACAACAATTGGTGTACAATCAAGTATGTCAATCCTTCAAGCCTTAGCAATGGACCGTCACGTTGGACCTCATTTCCAAATCCCAGCTGGTTCCATACTCGTTTTTTCCATGATCTCTACTGCTCTATTCCTCACCCTGTTCGACAAATTTCTTTTTCCCTTGTGGAAGAAGTTGACTGCCAAATCTCTAACTCCTCTCCAGAGAATTGGCGTCGGGCATGTGCTCAGTGCTCTGGTCATGGGTGTCTCGGCCTTAGTCGAGTCGAAGAGGCTAAAGGTAGCAAAATCGAACAACCTTGATCAAGGTTCTAATATTGTACCTATGTCAGTGTTATGGCTTGTGCCTCAATTAGCACTTGTTGGCATTTCAGAGGCATTTCATTTTCCTGGACAAGTTGCATTTTACTATCAAGAATTTCTAACAACCTTAAAAAACATGGCAACGGCGATGATTTCGGTGATTGTTGGGGTCGCATTTTACTTGACTACTGCTCTAATTGGTGTTGTTAGAAGGACGACAAATTGGTTACCAGGTAACATAAATAAGGGAAGGCTGGACAATGTGTATTGGGTATTGGTTGTAGGCGGGGTATTGAACTTTGGTTACTATGTGACATGTGCTTGGCTTTACAAATATCAAAACCTGGAGGGCGCGGAGCATAGTGATTCTCCTTCTGATGAGTGA